One genomic window of Quercus lobata isolate SW786 chromosome 9, ValleyOak3.0 Primary Assembly, whole genome shotgun sequence includes the following:
- the LOC115958993 gene encoding 1-aminocyclopropane-1-carboxylate oxidase 5, which produces MAIPVIDFSKLNGEKRAETLAQIANGCEEWGFFQLVNHGISEELLERVKKVSSECFKLEREENFKNSTLVKKLNELAETKSGKLENVDWEDVVTLLDDNEWPAQTPGFKEIMAEYRSELKKLAAKVMEVMDENLGLPKGYIKKAFDGEGDDAFFGTKVSHYPPCSHPELVNGLRAHTDAGGVILLYQDDVVGGLQILKDGKWIDVQPLPNSIVINTGDQVEVLSNGRYKSVWHRVLAAPEGNRRSIATFYNPSLKATISPAPQLEENVKEEVDQVYPKFVFGDYMSVYAEQKFLPKEPRFQAVGAM; this is translated from the exons ATGGCGATCCCTGTGATTGATTTCTCAAAGCTCAATGGCGAGAAGAGGGCCGAGACATTGGCTCAAATTGCTAATGGATGTGAGGAATGGGGATTTTTCCAG CTGGTGAACCATGGGATTTCGGAGGAGCTCCTTGAAAGGGTGAAGAAGGTCAGCTCCGAGTGTTTTAAGcttgaaagagaagaaaatttcaaaaactcaaCACTAGTGAAGAAGTTGAATGAATTGGCAGAAACCAAGAGCGGCAAGTTGGAGAATGTGGACTGGGAGGATGTCGTTACTCTCTTAGACGATAACGAGTGGCCAGCTCAAACCCCAGGATTCAA GGAGATCATGGCTGAATACCGGTCAGAATTGAAGAAATTGGCCGCAAAGGTCATGGAAGTGATGGATGAGAATTTGGGCTTACCAAAGGGATACATTAAGAAGGCATTTGATGGGGAAGGAGATGATGCCTTCTTTGGTACTAAGGTGAGCCACTACCCCCCATGTTCCCATCCAGAGCTGGTGAATGGTCTCCGAGCTCACACTGATGCCGGCGGTGTCATCTTACTTTACCAAGACGATGTGGTGGGTGGTCTTCAAATCCTCAAAGATGGGAAATGGATCGATGTCCAGCCACTACCAAACTCCATCGTCATCAACACTGGAGATCAGGTTGAGGTCTTAAGCAATGGCCGATATAAGAGTGTCTGGCACCGGGTTTTGGCTGCtcctgaagggaacaggagatcAATTGCTACATTTTACAATCCCTCACTTAAGGCCACTATATCCCCCGCACCACAGCTAGAGGAGAATGTTAAGGAAGAGGTGGATCAAGTTTACCCCAAGTTTGTGTTTGGTGACTACATGTCTGTTTATGCTGAGCAGAAGTTCCTCCCAAAGGAACCAAGGTTCCAGGCTGTGGGAGCCATGTAA
- the LOC115959074 gene encoding NAD kinase 2, chloroplastic: protein MVACCYLCRVAIAVVDMNISAPATGMSSSSSAIVSSQFWVSNSKPSQFWGGGSTKLESQSKKDRLKRKLKLVVTAELSKSSSLSFGLDSQTLQSYDSSPVPWAGPVPGDIAEVEAYCRIFRTAERLHAALMDTLCNPLTGECSVSYDFTSEEKPLLEDKLVSVLGCMVSLLNKGRTDVLSGRSSIQNSSRIGDVSSEDMLPPLAIYRSEMKRCCESFHVALENYLMPDDNRSLDVWRKLQRLKNVCYDSGFSRQEDYPCHTLFANWKPVYFSTSKEDSGPKDSEVAFWMGGQVTEEGLKWLVNKGYKTIVDLRAETVKDNFYQAAIDNAILSQKVELVKIPVEVGTAPTMEQVEKFASLVSDCSKKPIYLHSREGVQRTSAMVSRWRQYLTRSASHFVSSRSVASNDMLLRDANEMGKLQESSLSDENSLLKRENKSIQESLGTYHGSNGVSHEKVSPFKVKEHESSNGAYNGLVSPQGLTSVELADNGVGSDANFSRETDPLKAQVPPCSVFSKKEMSRFFRSRKISPPTYFNYQLKRFEILPVSREVCIGTMWKGDTVATNTVPLTLESGSSNGSLNGKNLYPEPQKSPADNGKYLIGDILVATSPVVNGLGKGERSSVMTENISTIVTNNFDEHVTSKSVLKDHKNNGGAALVSASDDLATIGGNMCASATGVVRVQSRRKAEMFLVRTDGFSCTREKVTESSLAFTHPSTQQQMLMWKSTPKTVLLLKKLGQELMEQAKEVASFLYYEEKMNVLVEPDVHDIFARIPGFGFIQTFYSQDTSDLHERVDFVACLGGDGVILHASNLFRGAVPPVVSFNLGSLGFLTSHTFDDYKQDLRQVIHGNNTVDGVYITLRMRLRCEIFRNGKAMPGKVFDVLNEVVVDRGSNPYLSKIECYEHDRLITKVQGDGVIVATPTGSTAYSTAAGGSMVHPNVPGMLFTPICPHSLSFRPVILPDSARLEMKIPEDARSNAWVSFDGKRRQQLSRGDSVRISMSQHPLPTVNKSDQTGDWFHSLIRCLNWNERLDQKAL from the exons ACCTTGCAGTCTTATGACTCGTCACCAGTGCCTTGGGCTGGTCCAGTTCCTGGGGATATTGCAGAGGTTGAGGCATATTGTAGAATCTTTAGAACAGCTGAACGGCTTCATGCTGCACTAATGGACACATTATGCAATCCATTGACTGGTGAATGTAGTGTTTCATATGACTTCACATCCGAGGAAAAACCACTATTGGAAGATAAACTAGTCTCTGTCCTTGGTTGCATGGTATCCCTCCTTAACAAAGGAAGAACTGATGTCCTTTCCGGAAGATCCTCAATCCAAAATTCATCTCGGATTGGAGATGTAAGCTCGGAGGATATGCTTCCTCCACTTGCCATTTACAGGAGTGAGATGAAAAGGTGTTGTGAGAGCTTCCATGTCGCTCTTGAAAACTATTTGATGCCTGATGATAATCGAAGCTTGGATGTGTGGAGGAAACTTCAGAGACTGAAGAATGTATGCTATGATTCTGGTTTTTCTCGTCAGGAGGATTATCCATGCCATACACTGTTTGCGAATTGGAAGCCCGTTTATTTTTCGACTTCTAAAGAAGACTCAGGGCCCAAAGATTCTGAGGTAGCTTTTTGGATGGGTGGTCAGGTGACAGAAGAAGGCCTGAAGTGGTTAGTGAATAAAGGGTATAAGACTATTGTAGATCTTAGAGCAGAGACTGTAAAGGATAACTTTTATCAAGCAGCCATAGATAATGCTATTTTGTCTCAGAAAGTTGAACTGGTCAAAATTCCTGTTGAAGTTGGGACCGCACCTACGATGGAGCAGGTTGAGAAGTTTGCATCTTTAGTTTCAGATTGCAGCAAAAAGCCCATATATCTTCACAGTAGGGAAGGAGTGCAGAGAACTTCTGCCATGGTCTCCAGGTGGAGGCAGTACTTGACTCGTTCTGCATCACATTTTGTCTCTAGTCGGTCAGTTGCTTCCAATGATATGTTATTACGTGATGCAAATGAAATGGGAAAACTTCAGGAGTCTTCCCTTTCAGATGAAAACTCCCTTCTTAAAAGGGAGAACAAGTCAATTCAAGAGTCTTTGGGTACATATCATGGTTCAAATGGAGTATCCCACGAAAAAGTCTCTCCCTTCAAGGTTAAGGAACATGAAAGCAGTAACGGGGCCTACAACGGCCTTGTTTCTCCCCAAGGTCTGACATCAGTAGAATTAGCTGATAATGGAGTAGGATCTGATGCAAACTTCAGCAGGGAAACTGACCCTCTGAAGGCTCAGGTTCCTCCATGCAGTGtcttctccaaaaaagaaatgtcTAGATTTTTTAGGAGTAGAAAGATCTCCCCTCCtacttattttaattatcaattgaaaaggTTTGAAATACTGCCAGTTTCAAGAGAGGTGTGTATTGGGACAATGTGGAAAGGTGATACGGTTGCTACTAATACTGTACCATTGACTCTGGAGTCAGGAAGTTCCAATGGTTCACTTAatggaaaaaatttatatccaGAGCCCCAAAAATCACCTGCTGACAATGGGAAGTATTTGATTGGTGATATTTTGGTTGCCACTAGTCCAGTTGTGAATGGACTGGGCAAAGGGGAAAGGTCTTCTGTGATGACAGAAAATATCTCTACGATTGTGACTAATAACTTTGATGAGCATGTAACATCCAAATCTGTACTGAAGGATCATAAGAACAATGGTGGAGCTGCTTTAGTTTCAGCCAGTGATGACCTGGCTACGATTGGAGGTAATATGTGTGCTTCTGCAACTGGTGTTGTAAGGGTGCAGTCAAGAAGGAAAGCAGAAATGTTTTTAGTTCGAACAGATGGATTTTCTTGTACCAGAGAAAAGGTGACAGAATCATCCTTGGCCTTCACTCATCCTAGTACCCAGCAGCAGATGCTTATGTGGAAATCGACACCAAAGACTGTATTGTTGTTAAAGAAACTGGGGCAAGAGCTCATGGAACAAGCTAAAGAG GTTGCCTCTTTTCTGTATTATGAAGAGAAAATGAATGTACTTGTGGAACCTGATGTGCATGACATATTTGCTAGAATCCCAGGGTTCGGATTTATTCAGACCTTTTATAGTCAAGACACCAG CGATCTACATGAAAGGGTTGATTTTGTGGCTTGCTTGGGGGGAGATGGGGTTATACTACACGCATCAAATTTATTTAGAGGTGCTGTGCCCCCTGTTGTATCATTTAATCTTGGATCTCTTGGATTTCTGACTTCCCATACC TTTGATGACTATAAACAAGACTTAAGACAAGTCATCCATGGAAATAACACTGTGGATGGTGTCTATATAACTCTTAGAATGCGCCTTCGATGTGAAATTTTTCGAAATGGTAAAGCAATGCCTGGGAAAGTATTTGATGTCCTAAATGAGGTCGTTGTTGATCGGGGATCTAATCCATATCTCTCTAAAATTGAGTGCTATGAACATGACAGGCTCATAACCAAG GTGCAAGGTGATGGAGTCATTGTAGCCACACCAACAGGAAGTACTGCTTACTCTACAGCCGCAGGAGGTTCCATG GTGCATCCAAATGTTCCTGGCATGCTGTTTACACCAATCTGCCCCCACTCCCTCTCATTTAGACCGGTTATACTTCCAGATTCGGCAAGGTTGGAAATGAAG ATTCCAGAAGATGCTAGAAGCAATGCATGGGTTTCTTTTGATGggaagagaaggcagcaactctCACGAGGAGATTCTGTACGAATATCTATGAGCCAGCACCCACTTCCAACAGTTAACAAGTCTGACCAGACAGGTGATTGGTTTCACAGCTTGATTCGCTGCCTAAATTGGAATGAAAGGCTAGATCAAAAGGCCCTTTGA